GTTTCTCGTCGAATATGCCTTTCATGGTGGCATCGTCCTTTCATATTGACCTGTTCGCTGTCACTTCAGCGATAGTTAACGATATGTCGTTAACTATCGCTGGTCAACAGTTGGATGTGACCAAATCCTGATCCTTCCGCCTCTGGTTCGCCCTTCCCCGTGAGCGTATTCTGTTCCCACTTCCGAGGACGAGGGCTGAAAAATGGTGAAGAGGCGGAAGCGCGGGCGCAGTTTTGGCGCGGCCCTGGGAAGGATCCTGGGGTTCATTGCAGCGAGCGTCATGTGTGGCGTACTGGTGGCCAGCCTCGTGGTCCCGGCGGTGGCAGCAGCGGGGATGGGGGTCAGTTCCTCCATTGGTTTCTTCGAAAGCCTGCCGGCAGAGCTGACGGTGCAGCCGCCGTCGCAGGCCACCAAAGTCCTGAGCTCAGACGGGCAGTCGATTGCAACCTTTTATGCGGAGAACCGTGTGCGGGTGCCGCTGGACCAGATGTCGCCCTTCATCAAGGACGGCATTATCGCCATCGAGGACAGCAGGTTCTACGAGCACGCGGGCGTGGACCCGCAGGGGATACTGCGGGCGGTGGTGTCCAACCTGACCAAAGGCGGCGAGCAGGGCGCATCGACCATCACGCAGCAGTACGTCACCAACGTCCTGAACGAGGCGCAGCTTTCGCAGGACAGGCCGGACGCGGTGGTGCTGAACGGGCAGAAGAACCTGGGCGACAAACTGCGCGAAATGAAGCTGGCCGTCACGTTGGAGAAGAAGTACACCAAGGACCAAATCCTTGAGGGGTACCTCAATATCGTGTTCTTCAGCAGCAACGCGTACGGGATTGAAGCGGCGGCACGCTACTTCTTCAGCACCACCGCGAAGGACCTTACCCTCCCCCAGGCCGCCTTGCTGGCCGGGGTGGTCAACAGCCCCACCCTCTACAACCCGGCCACCAATCCTGATAAGTCGATCGTGCGCAGGAACCAGGTCCTGTCCGAGATGCTGCGCCTGCGCAAGATCACGCAGGCCCGATACGATGCCGCCGTGGCCACCCCGATCCAGCTGAAGATCACGCCGCAGCAGCAGGGGTGCGCCAACGCTGCCATGGCGCCGTACTTCTGCGACTACATCTCCCATTTGATCCTGAACAATCCCGCCTACGGGCCCACCGAGGCTGACCGCGAACGGAGGCTTTACCGCGGCGGCCTCACCATCACCACCACCCTGGACAGCAGGCTCCAGGCAGCCGCCCAGGCCCAGGTGGATGGAACCGCGGGCGCAAATCCGGACCGGTGGGCGGCCTCGCTGCTGACCCTGCAGCCAGGCAGCGGCAAGATCCTGGCCATGGCCCAAAACACGGTCTTCCTCCCGCAACCAGGCAAGTTCGACACCAACCTGAACTTCAACGTGGATGCCAAGGACGCCCAGGGCAACGACCTGAACGGCGCCGGCGGGTTCCAGCCCGGTTCCACCATGAAGCCCTTTACCTTTGCGGAGTGGCTGAACGAGGGAAAGTCGCTCACCGCCGAAGTGGACGCCTCACGCCGTGTCTATCCGCTGGGGTTCCCGTGGAAGGACAGCTGCGGGAAGGTGCTGGGAGCGTACAGCACGGCGCAGGCCAACCCTGCCCTCGGCGCTGCCGATGACCTGCAGAATGCGGAGGACGGCTTCTACCGCCCGATGCCCGTGAATTACGGCCTGTACAACTCGATCAACACGGCCACTTTCGCTTCGGCATCCCAGCTCGACTTTTGCGGCATCCAGAAGATGGTGGACGCCGTAGGGCTGCACAGCGGCTTGGACAGCACCCCGGTCAACATGCATCAGCTGGGCAACCTCCTCGGCGGCACCGGCGTGGCGCCCCTCACCCTGGCAAACGCATTTGCCACCTTCGCCACGGAGGGCCGCTACTGTGCTCCCATCGCCCTGGTTGATGTCACTGATGCCGCCGGGGCAAAACTGCCCGCCCAGGCCCCGGACTGCCACGACGCCGTCAAACCCGACGTGGCCCGAGGCGTCAACTCGGTACTGCAGGACGTGCTGAAGAAGGGTTCCGGCGTCTGGATCAACCCGAAGGTGCAGGACAAAGTTCCTACCGCCGCCAAGACCGGAACCTCGAACAACAACGGGTCCACCTGGGTGGTTGGCTACACCACCGGCCTGGTCACGGCGTCCTTCTTCGGCGATGCCCTGGAAGGCCAAAAGCGGGCAGGGCAGAACGTTACCATCAACGGCACGTTCTACCCCCGCCTTGACGGGTACATGATTGCCGGGCCGCAGTGGGCCAACTACATGCTTAAGGTGGCACCGCTCTACCCCGCGGGTCCGTTCGCGCCGCCTCCCGCTTCGATGATTGGACCCAATCCCAACTACAAGCCGTAGCCCGGGGATGGTCATCAACGCAGCCCGGTAAGGACCGCACCGCTCTGGCACGATGGGAACGTGCGGGCCCTTGAGACTGAGCGGCTCATCCTGCGCCCCTGGGAGCCGGTCAGGCGGTTCTCAACTACGCGTTTGAAAGCGGCCTGCCGGAGGTGGTGGCAGTGACCCACCCGGCCAACGCCGCGTCGCAGCGGGTGTCCAGAAGGATTGGCCTTGCCCACCGGGGCCAGACCGGCAAGTACTACAACGCCTTGTGCGAGCTGTTCGGGAGCGCAATCCCTTCCGCCTAGCCCGTACCCTTCCAGAGGCGTTTCCACCAGGACCGCTCCAGTTCGGGCTCAGCAGGAGCCTCCACCGCGCGCGCGGTCCGGCGGCTGCGCCAGCGCTCCACTTCCTCCTCCACGTCACGGGTCCTGGTGACCACCGGCGGCCCGCCCTGGAGCTGGCGGCGCGCGTCGATCACGCGCCGGTTGAAATCCTGCAGGATCTCCCGGACCTGCTGCTCGGTGTACTGGACGTCCAGCCTGGTGTCGAGTTCGGCGTCCTCAGTTCGGAGCAGGATGGCCGCCGGACCCAGGCCGCTGATGTTCTCCCGCTGGATCAGCCCCTTCACCCACCAGTCGGGATCGTACGATTCGCCCAGGCCGGGGATCGGCTTGCCCGCGTACTTCAGGTTGTCGAACTTCCCTTGCGCCATGGCGTCGCGGACCAGGTACTCGGCACGGGCGGCATCACTGACTTTCCTGCGCTTCTCCCGCTCCTGCGCGTCGAGGGCATCCAGCGCGGCTTCCTCCTCGGCGCTGATGCCGGCGCCACGGTATGACCGGACTTCGGCCGCACGCTCGAGGCGCTTGCGGAAATCCCCTGCCCCGCCGCTCATTGCCGCCACCGCCTTTCCTTGCCTGGCCCCCATCTTCCAGTATTCAGCGGTGGGCTTGTGCGTTCAACGCCCAAGGTGGACGGACGACGGCGGCGCGTCCCGCCGTCGTCCGCCCACGTGGCGCTGTGGCAAAGGGTGGTTGGTGCGCTGTCAGGCGTTGGCGTGCTCGGCGAGGATGCCGTCCATCTGGCCGACCGCTTCCTTGAGGCCTTCCTCCATGCCCATCTGGATCATCTGCTCGAGTTGTTCCTCGGACTCGAAGGTGGACAGCATGGTCATCCGGGTCCGCTCCCCCAGCGGCTCCAGGGTCACCGTGGCGTGGCTGATGCCGAACTCCCCGGTGGGGTTGCCGTCGCTGTCTGCGAACCCGTCGTCGAACTGCAGCTCCCGCGGGGACGCGATGCTGGTGAACTCCCACCAGCCGTGCGCCTTGTCCCCGTCAGGTCCTGTCATGTAGTAGCTGGCCCGGCCGCCCGGAACGAAGTCGTGCTTGTAGAAAGTGGCGGGATAGGTGGGCGGTCCCCACCAGCGCTCCAGCCGGCGCGGGTCTTCGAAGAGCTGCCAGACGCGCTCCACGCCGGCGTCGAACTCGGCGACCAGGGTGAGGCTGAGGGCCTCTGGGTTCTTATCCGTACTGATGACTGTCATGGCAATGCCTTCCTAACCTTCAGCGAGAATGTCGGCCATCCGGGCGGCCCGCTGCCGCCAGATCTGTTCATAGTCGTCGAGCAGCCGCCGGGCGTTTTGCAGTCCTTCGTGGTTGCCCCGCACGATCTGCTCCCTTCCACGCTTTTCCTTGGTGACCAGTGAAGCGCGTTCCAACACCGCCACATGTTTTTGGACGGCGGCGAAACTCATGGCGTACAGGGCGGCCAGGCCGGACACGGAGTACTCGCCCACGGTGACCCGGCGGACGATGTCCCGCCGGGTGGAGTCGGCGAATGCCTGGAAGAGGCGGTCCAGTTCGGTCTCGCGCAGCTTTTCTACAACCATTTGGTTGTACGTTAGTCCCGCAGTGACTGCAGGTCAAGGATTTTTTCCTGTCTCCGGCAGCCCGGCGGCGCCTGCCGGTACCTTAAAGCCCATGAGTATTTTCCTTGCCGGGGCCGGCCCGGATCCGCTGGGTTTTCCGGACGTCTTTGACCGGTTTGCGGAGGACATCCGGCGGCATGCCGCGCCGGGCCGGACTGCCCGGATCGCCGTTGCCGTGCATCATCATGGCGGAAGCCTGCAGGAGCTGGTGGAAATCTGCGCAGGGCCCCTCCGGCCCAGGCTTGACTGTGAGGTGGTGCCGGTGCCGCTGGCAGAAGGCAGGACAGCGGATCCCGCTGATTTCAGCGGTGTGGACGGCGTGGTGGTGGGCGGCGGATTGACGCCGGCGTACTGGAAGGGCCTCCGCCCCGCGGGCACCGCGATTTCCGGGCTGGTTGCCGGCGGCGCCCCCTATCTGGGGTTCTCCGCCGGAGCCATGGTGGCACCAGGCCCCGCGCTGATTGGCGGCTGCCGGATCAACGGGGTGGACGTGTGCGGGGAGGAGTGCTCGGAGGGCCTGGATGCAGTCGACGTCCGGGAGGGCCTGGGGATGGTCCCGTTCGCGGTGGACGTCCACGCCGCCCAGGCCGGGACACTGAGCCGCGCGGTGGGCGCCGTGGCGGCAGGCCTGGTGGAATGGGCGGTTGCCATCGACGAGGGCACGGCAGTGGTGCTGGAATCAGTCGGAGACCGGGACTACAAGGTCATTGGCAGCGGGAACTGCTGGGACATCCGCGGAGCAGCCGGCGAGGCGAGAGTGTCCGTGCGGACCGCCGGTTGACCGGACGGGGACCGCTGGTGGACTGCAGGGAGCCGGGGCGCCGGCCTAGGCGTCGAAGTGGGTCTGGATGCTGCTTCCGGACAGCTGTTCAATCAGTTCCTTGGCCACGTCCCGCAGCTTCCGGTTGCGGTTGCTGGAGACCTTGGTGAGGATCTCCACCGCCTCCTCCTGGGAACACCGGTTCTGCGCCATGATGACGCCGCAGGCCAGGTTGATGGCGGTCCTGCTCTCCAGGGCAGCTTCGAGGTCATCCGCCCGGTTCTGCGCAGTGTGGATGCGGACTGAAAGATGCAAGGTGTTGTGGGCAGCGGCGGCGAAACCCGCCGCCTTGTCGTAAACGTCAGCCGTGAACACGCCCGGCCTGGAGGCGAAGAAGTTCAGGGCAGCACTGGCCTCGCTGCTGATTTCCAGTGGCACACCCAGGCTGCTCTGCACGCCCCGGCGCGCCAGTTCCTGGTTGTATTTTGTCCAGCGGGGGTCCCGTGCGACGTCGTCGATCAACACAGGCGCCATCTCCCGCAACGCACGGATACAGGGACCGTCCCCCAGCGCCTGCTCAATGACGTCAAGTTCCAGCGCCCGGGCACTGCTGCCCGCCGCAGTGGTGGGCCGCCGCCGGAGCTTCAGGGTCACCGCGCACTCAATGTCGTCACCGGCAGCTGCGGATACTGCCGCTGCCGCCATTCCCGAGAGACCCGACAGGAACTCCACGGCATTTTCAGCCCCCACCAGGACCTCTTGGAGGTGTTGGACAGTCACATCGTCGGCAGGATTCAGCATGGGGTTCATCTTACGGTCGCCGGGGACCCGCAGGGCAGCGGAGCGGGCATTTACGGGGGCTTAAGCTGAAGTCTCAGGGATCCGCCTGGACTTACCCGCGGTCCGCTGCTGGACGACGACACCCGGCCCGCAGGCGGCCGGGCCGCGCGAATGCAACCGGCCGCCATACCAGAAACACCTCCAAGGGCGTAGTGTCAAACGTAGGAGATTTCGGGATGGCTATAGGATCCGGAGGTTGAATGCACGGGCCGAACGCGCCAAGAGCGGGCGGCCGCCAGCCAGGAAAAGCAATTCTGGCGCAACTATGGATCGAGGCCCGATGGCCGGGAACAATGCGCTGACCACCGCCGGGCCCATGGGACCGCAAGGATGAACGCCGACTGGACCGGGGACCCCGACCAACTACTGGAAGCCGACGAGCGGCGAAGGGACGTTGCCCGGCGTTTCCGCGAGACGCAGATACCGATGCTGAAACTGTGGACGTACTACTACGGCCTCGGTGGCGACGCTGACGAAATGTCATTCGACGCCTACCTCAACGAAGCGCTCCACCTTCCGGCCTCCCAGGTGGGGTTGATCGCCACGGCCATGAGGGAACTGACCGCGGGTGAGGACCAATGACCGGCAGCGAGGAGCAGCCGTTCCGGGAATCCGAGGGATGGCCGCTGGAGGCAGCAGAGCTGTCGCTGCAGCAACTCGTGCTGGAAAGCCCGGACATCAAGGCCTTCCTCACCGAACTGGCGATGCTTGCCAGTACCCGGTTGTCCGTCCCCGGGAACACGATCCACAGCGGCGTCACGGTGCTGCGGCACAAGCGGCCCCAGGCTGTGGCAGCAAGCGACCCTGCGGCATGGGCCCTTGACGAGCTGCAGAACGGATTCGGCCATGGCCCGTGCCTTACCGCGCTCCGGCAGGGATCCACCCTCCTTGTGCCAGACCTGGCCGTCGAAGACCGCTGGCGCCCCTATGTCAGGACGGCTGCAGAGCACGGCGTGTCCTCGATCCTTGCCGTCCCGCTGGACTTGGCGGGGGAAGCAGAAGCGGTACTGAATCTCTACTCGGGCCGCAGCAACGGGTTCTCCGGGGAGGACGTCGCCACCGTGGAATCGTTCACGGCCCAAGCCGCCAGTTCACTGCGGTTGATCCTGCGGATCTCGCAGCTCCGGGAAGCCAGGAATGACCTCACCGCCGCAATGCAGTCACGCACCGTGATCGACATGGCGGTGGGTGCGACCATGGCCCAAAACCGCTGCGACCGGGATACCGCCTTCAGCATCCTCTCGCACGCCTCAAGCACCAGGAACGTCAAGCTGAGGGAAGTGGCAGCCACCGTCATCACCTCAATCTCCGGAGAACAGAGGATCACCGCCCACTTCGACGAGTAGCTGTAACCCGGATCACACGTGATGAGATTCACTCGCAACAAATGCGTGATTTGGTTGAGTGCGCCCATCCGCCATGGGCACTATGGATAGGCAGGGCCGGAAACATCCGCCCTTGACATCCTGGTGACGCAACGAGGCCCACCGGTGAGCGCAGGCCACCGACCCTCCGAGCGCGGACAGGCCATTGCCGGGGACAAAGCCGGCTTGACACAGGAAAGTACTGAACAATGACGTTTAACACTGCCGAATCCGTGACGCTGAAGATCTGGGACCGGACCTCCCTCCACGAGACCCTCGATTCCGCGGTCTCCGACCTCTCCGCGCGCCACAACACCACCACCTGCCGCATCGCCGTCACCTGCAGCGGGCCCAACACCTTCACCTTGAGCGTGCGCGGGAACGAGCCGGCGCTGGCCCTCTAAGCGGCCCACCCGCATAGGGCGTTGACGACGGCGGGCCCCACCCGCCGTCGTCAGCGCCCTTTTCCGTCCACGAAACGGGTGACACGACCGCAGATATTTCGGGCGTGAACTGTCCACCCGGACCGGCGTAGCATTCGTCAGGTACACCCAAACGACGGGAAGGGCACATGGCTACCCACCAGAAGGGCACCAAATTCAGGTTCGAGTCGCTGGCACTGCCCGTCATCCAGGCACCCATGGCCGGGGGACCCTCCACCCCACGGCTGGCAGCGGCCGTCAGCGGGGCCGGCGGACTGGGCTTCGTCGCTGCAGGCTACAAGACCGCCGCAACCATGCGCGCCGAGATCGAGGCCGTCAGGGGACAAACGGACAAGCCGTTCGGCGTGAACCTCTTCGTACCCCAGGCGTCCGTCATCAGCCAAGCGTCCCTGCAGCAATACGTAGACTCGCTGGCCCCGGACGCCGAGCGCTTCGGCGTGAGCCTCGGCGAGCCGCGGCATGACGATGACGACTGGGACCAAAAGCTCGAGGCCTTGCTGGACCTGGCACCGGAGGTCGTTTCATTCACCTTCGACATCCCGGAAACCAGCGTGGTGGAAGCACTGCAGCACCGCGGAATATACGTCATCGCCACAGTCACGGACCGCGAAGAAGCCCTGCGGGCGCTGGCGGCAGGCGCCGATGCGCTGTGCGTCCAGGGCCCGGAAGCCGGAGGCCACCGCGGAACGTTCAAGCCGGATATGCCTGCTCCCCTGGTGCCCCTCCACGGGATCCTGGGCGCGCTGTCTGATCTGGAGGTGCCCCTTATCGCGGCGGGTGGCATTGCCTCGTCGGAGCACACCCGGGCTGCGCTCGCCGTCGGAGCCGTTGCGGTCCAGGCCGGCACCGCATTCCTCCGCGCTGATGAAGCGGGAACCAAGCCCGCGCACCGGGCTGCCTTGTCGTCGCCGGACCATTTCACCACCACCGCCCTCACCCGTGCCTTCTCCGGCCGCAACGCGCGCGGCCTCTACAACGAGTTCATGCGCCGCCATGACGGCGACGCCCCGTACGGCTACCCGGAGATCCACCACCTCACCACTCCCCTGCGTGCCGCAGCCGCCGCAGCAGGGGAGCCGGAGTGGCTGAACCTGTGGGCCGGCATCAACTACCGGGACACGAAGGAAGGCCCGGCCGTTTCCATCCTGGCGGCCCTTCGTCCGTAAGGCCTGTACCGCCGTCGTCCCCTACCTTAAAGCCCGACGGCGGGCCGGCCCCTTGTGGGAGCCGCCGCGCGCGCCGTGAAAGCGGGGGTAGTGCTTTAGAAGGTGGCGGTGTCGATCACGAAGCGGTACCGGACATCCGATGCCAGCACGCGCTCGTAGGCGTCGTTGATCTTCCCAGCCGGGATGACCTCGATCTCGGCGCCCAGGCCGTGCTCGGCGCAGAAGTTGAGCATCTCCTGGGTCTCGCGGATGCCGCCGATCATGGAACCGGCGAAGGAACGGCGTCCGCCGATCAGCGCGAAGGCGTTGACGGGAAGCGGTTCCGCAGGGGCACCCACGTTGACCAGGGCGCCGTCGAGCTTCAGCAGGCCCAGGTAGGAGCTGATGTCGATCGAGGCGCTGACCGTGTTGATGATCAGGTCGAAGGAGCCGGCGAGCTCAGAGAAGGTGTTCTCGTCGCTCGTGGCGAAGTAGTGGTCGGCGCCAAGCTTCAGGCCGTCCTCCTGCTTCTTCAACGACTGCGACAGGACAGTCACCTCGGCACCCATGGCGTGGGCGAGCTTGACGGCCATGTGGCCCAGGCCGCCGAGACCGACGACGGCAACGTTCTTGCCGGGGCCGGCACCCCAGTGCCGCAGCGGTGAGTAGGTGGTGATGCCGGCGCACAGCAGCGGTGCGGCGACGTCGAGGTCGATGCCCTCGGGGATGGTGACGACGAAGTCTTCAGTGACCACAACGTGGGTGGAGTAGCCACCCTGCGTAATGGTGCCGTCGCGGTCAACGGCGCCATAGGTGCCGGTGTTGCCCTTGAGGCAGTACTGCTCCTCGCCCTTCTGGCAGTTGACGCATTCCCGGCAGGAGTTGACCATGCAGCCAACACCAACGCGGTCGCCCACTTTGTGCTTGGTCACCTCGGCCCCCACCTCGGTGACGATGCCGGCAATCTCGTGGCCGGGCACCAGCGGGTACTGCTGCGGGCCCCAGTCACCGCGGACGGTGTGGATGTCCGAGTGGCAGATGCCGGCGAACTTAATGTCGATCAGGACGTCATGAGGGCCCACTTCGCGGCGCTCAATGGTGGTAGCCACCAGGTCCTCCGTGGCGGACGGGGATGCATAAGCCTTGACGGTAGTCATGGTTCTCCTGTGATCTGTTGGGGGGACATATAAATGCTACCGGGGTTGTTCGGAGCAAACCCGGGAAAAGGTGGCACCAAGGTGGCCCTGTTGTGACTGGTCTTCTGAGTCCTACCCTTGGGCCCTTGGGAAAAGGATGCGCTAGGGGCGCAGGAGCACCTTGATGGCGCGGCGTTCGTCCATGGCCTTGTACGCGTCCGCGGCCTGCTCGAGCGGGAGTTCCAGGTCAAACACTTTTCCAGGATTGATCGTGCCGCTGAGGATCAGGTCGATCAGCTCCGGCAGGTATTGCCGGACCGGAGCCGGGCCGCCGTGCAGGTGCACATGCGAATAGAACAGGTCCCGCCCTGGCAACGCCACATCGTGGGAGACTCCCACAAAGCCCACATGGCCGCCTGCCCTGGTGGCGTGGATGGCCTGCAGCATCGATTCCTGCGTGCCCACGGCTTCGAGGACGGAATGCGCGCCAAGGCCGCCGGTGAGTTCCTTGATCTTCTTCACGCCCCCGTCCCCGCGCTCCGCCACGATGTCCGTGGCGCCAAACTCGCGTGCCAGCGCCTGCCGGTCCGCGTGGCGGGACATGGCGATGATCCGTTCAGCACCCATCTGCTGCGCTGCGAGGACCCCCAAAAGTCCCACGGCGCCGTCGCCCACTACTGCCACTGTCTTGCCCGGGCCCACCTCGGCCGCCTTGGCGGCAAACCATCCTGTCCCCAGGACATCGGAGGCCGCAAGCAGCGACGGAATTTTGCCGGCGTCAGGCATGCCGGGCGTGGCCACCAGGGTGCCGTCCGCCAGCGGGACGCGCATGTATTCTGCCTGTGCACCGCCCACGCCCTGGCGGTGGACACACGCGCTCTGGTAGCCGGAGCGGCAGATTTCGCAGGTGTTGTCGGAGGCAAAGAATGACCCGACGACGAACTGGCCCGGCCGGACATTCCTGACCGCGGCACCGACCTCCTCGACGATTCCCACGTACTCGTGGCCCATCGGCGCGGGCTTGGAAATTTTGTCGGCGCCGCGGTAGGGCCACAGGTCCGACCCGCAGACGCAGGCGGCAACGAGTTTGATGACCGCATCCGTTGGCTGCCGGACGGCTGGTTTGGCACGATCCTCGACCCGGACGTCTCCGGGCGCGTGCATGATGGTTGCGCGCATGCTGGGTCCTCCACATGGTGAACGGCTGAAAGGGACATTCCCATCAAACCCGGCCCCGGCACCGTTGGCGAGGGCCCTGCTGTAACTGGTTCCGGCAGAAGCTCCTTAGGGTCCTGCCATCCGTCGTAACGTGTTCCCTATGGATAACCGGGCCGAGGTACGGCAGTTCCTGTCTTCACGCCGTGGGCGGATTACCCCCGAGCAGGCAGGCATCGAACCCTATGGCGGCCGCCGCCGCGTACCGGGGCTCCGGCGCGAGGAAGTGGCGCGGCTGGCCGGCGTCAGCGTGGACTACTACACGCGGCTGGAACGGGGAAACCTGCACGGTGTTTCTGACAGCGTCCTGGATGCCATCGCCGGTGCCCTGGAACTGGACCGCGCCGAGCATGACCACCTCTATGACCTGGCCCGGGCAGCCAACACCTCGGGCCGCAAGCGGGCTGCGGGCGCCGGCGGCTCCGCCCCGTCCAAGGTCCGGCCGGAGCTGCAGTACCTGCTGGACGCCATCACGGAGGCGCCGGCCTTCATCGGCAACAACCGCCTGGACATCGTGGCCGCCAACACCCTGGGCTATGCCCTGTATTCGGACATGTACCGCACTCCGTCACGGCCGGTCAACCACTCCCGGTTCATCTTCCTGGACCCCCGCGCCCACAACTTCTACACTGACTGGGACCGGGCGGCCAACACCAACGTGGCCATCCTGCGGCGGGAAGCCGGTCGCAATCCCCATGACAAGGGCATTGCCGAACTCATCGGTGAACTCTCGATGCGCAGCGACGAATTCCGCACGCTATGGGCAGCGCACAACGTCCGCCGCCATTACGCGGGCACCAAGTTCTTCCAGCATCCCGTGGTGGGACTCCTCGAGCTGAACTACCAGGTGCTGGGCCTGGAAGAGGACCCGGGGCATACCCTCACTGTCTATCCCGCCACCCCCGGCAGCCCGTCCGAGGAAGCCCTCAAGCTCCTGGCGTCCTGGGCCGTCACCGAGAACATTGTGGAAACGGCGCAGGCGACGGTGGGCGGCTAGGAACAACGCCGGCTATTGAACGTTCGACGGCGGCCCGGGCGGCGCAGCGTCCGCCCGCCGCCGGCCTGCGAGTTCGCCGAAGCGTTCGACGGCGTCCTGGGCAGTGCGGTACAGGGCCGGGTCGGACCAGGGTGCCCGCGCCCAGGCGTTCACGGCGGCGAGGGCCTCGGCCAGCAGCTTGGCGGGATGTTCCCTTGGGAATCCTTGCGCCAGGATGGACCTCCGGTCTGCTTCCAAGGTGTCCGCCATGGTCCGCGTGCTGACCCGCTGCCAAACATCAGGGATGGCGTCGACGTCGAGCAGCCGCTCACGGAGCGGCCAGTTACCGATGAAACGGGCCACCCAGGCCTGGTGCCGCTGCTTATAGTCCTTGATGAACTTCCGCCTCTTCCACTTCGGGTAGGCGCCCAGCACGACGAGGCACGGGACGAGGACTGCCAGCGCTGTCAACACCCAGCCGGCTTGTCCGGCGTCCCCGTCCTGGACCGCATCCTTGTAGAGTCCCAGCATCACTCCCGCAGTGATGCACCCCAGGATCCAAGTGGCGTGCAGGACGATGGTCCGGCGTTCCTGTTTCCTGGAGGGCTGGGGTGCCGGTGCCGGCTCCGCGGCAAGGGCCGACTCAGCCTCGGTCAGGCCGGTGTTCAGGAGTCTGCTGGTACCTGCACCCGGCATTCCTGATTTATCCGGCACGTCCACATAGACAGGCGGCAGGCCCGTCCGATCCTGCGCAGCCTGATTGGCAAGCTCACCCATGTTCCCCCATCAACCCACTCATGACCCGCCTTCAGAGTCTACGGTTAGGCGGGCTCCGGGCGGGTAGTCCTTAGACTGGCCAATAAACGTTGAATGCAGGACTATACGAAGGAGCGAACGAATGGCGAATATAGTTGTAGTAGGTGTGGATGCCAGCCCGTCCGCACGGAAGGCCGCAGAAGTGGCGCTGGACCTGGCGGAGTCACTGGGAGCGTCCCTCCATGTAGTGACCGCCTTTGAGATCGAGAACGCCGAAACCTTTGGGGTGGGCTCGGACAAGGTACGGATCTCCAACGCGGACAGCTCGGAGATGGTGGCAAAGTCCTTGGGCGCATCGCGGCCGGGAGTGGAGATCACCCACTTCGCCGCCCGGGGCAAGCCGGCTGATTCGCTGATCAAGGAAGCCATCCGCCTGGACGCCCGGGTG
This region of Arthrobacter sp. DNA4 genomic DNA includes:
- a CDS encoding transglycosylase domain-containing protein, with translation MVKRRKRGRSFGAALGRILGFIAASVMCGVLVASLVVPAVAAAGMGVSSSIGFFESLPAELTVQPPSQATKVLSSDGQSIATFYAENRVRVPLDQMSPFIKDGIIAIEDSRFYEHAGVDPQGILRAVVSNLTKGGEQGASTITQQYVTNVLNEAQLSQDRPDAVVLNGQKNLGDKLREMKLAVTLEKKYTKDQILEGYLNIVFFSSNAYGIEAAARYFFSTTAKDLTLPQAALLAGVVNSPTLYNPATNPDKSIVRRNQVLSEMLRLRKITQARYDAAVATPIQLKITPQQQGCANAAMAPYFCDYISHLILNNPAYGPTEADRERRLYRGGLTITTTLDSRLQAAAQAQVDGTAGANPDRWAASLLTLQPGSGKILAMAQNTVFLPQPGKFDTNLNFNVDAKDAQGNDLNGAGGFQPGSTMKPFTFAEWLNEGKSLTAEVDASRRVYPLGFPWKDSCGKVLGAYSTAQANPALGAADDLQNAEDGFYRPMPVNYGLYNSINTATFASASQLDFCGIQKMVDAVGLHSGLDSTPVNMHQLGNLLGGTGVAPLTLANAFATFATEGRYCAPIALVDVTDAAGAKLPAQAPDCHDAVKPDVARGVNSVLQDVLKKGSGVWINPKVQDKVPTAAKTGTSNNNGSTWVVGYTTGLVTASFFGDALEGQKRAGQNVTINGTFYPRLDGYMIAGPQWANYMLKVAPLYPAGPFAPPPASMIGPNPNYKP
- a CDS encoding GNAT family N-acetyltransferase: MAVTHPANAASQRVSRRIGLAHRGQTGKYYNALCELFGSAIPSA
- a CDS encoding DUF1992 domain-containing protein, yielding MSGGAGDFRKRLERAAEVRSYRGAGISAEEEAALDALDAQEREKRRKVSDAARAEYLVRDAMAQGKFDNLKYAGKPIPGLGESYDPDWWVKGLIQRENISGLGPAAILLRTEDAELDTRLDVQYTEQQVREILQDFNRRVIDARRQLQGGPPVVTRTRDVEEEVERWRSRRTARAVEAPAEPELERSWWKRLWKGTG
- a CDS encoding SRPBCC domain-containing protein, with the translated sequence MTVISTDKNPEALSLTLVAEFDAGVERVWQLFEDPRRLERWWGPPTYPATFYKHDFVPGGRASYYMTGPDGDKAHGWWEFTSIASPRELQFDDGFADSDGNPTGEFGISHATVTLEPLGERTRMTMLSTFESEEQLEQMIQMGMEEGLKEAVGQMDGILAEHANA
- a CDS encoding helix-turn-helix transcriptional regulator; the protein is MVVEKLRETELDRLFQAFADSTRRDIVRRVTVGEYSVSGLAALYAMSFAAVQKHVAVLERASLVTKEKRGREQIVRGNHEGLQNARRLLDDYEQIWRQRAARMADILAEG
- a CDS encoding Type 1 glutamine amidotransferase-like domain-containing protein; its protein translation is MSIFLAGAGPDPLGFPDVFDRFAEDIRRHAAPGRTARIAVAVHHHGGSLQELVEICAGPLRPRLDCEVVPVPLAEGRTADPADFSGVDGVVVGGGLTPAYWKGLRPAGTAISGLVAGGAPYLGFSAGAMVAPGPALIGGCRINGVDVCGEECSEGLDAVDVREGLGMVPFAVDVHAAQAGTLSRAVGAVAAGLVEWAVAIDEGTAVVLESVGDRDYKVIGSGNCWDIRGAAGEARVSVRTAG
- a CDS encoding GAF and ANTAR domain-containing protein yields the protein MLNPADDVTVQHLQEVLVGAENAVEFLSGLSGMAAAAVSAAAGDDIECAVTLKLRRRPTTAAGSSARALELDVIEQALGDGPCIRALREMAPVLIDDVARDPRWTKYNQELARRGVQSSLGVPLEISSEASAALNFFASRPGVFTADVYDKAAGFAAAAHNTLHLSVRIHTAQNRADDLEAALESRTAINLACGVIMAQNRCSQEEAVEILTKVSSNRNRKLRDVAKELIEQLSGSSIQTHFDA
- a CDS encoding GAF and ANTAR domain-containing protein codes for the protein MTGSEEQPFRESEGWPLEAAELSLQQLVLESPDIKAFLTELAMLASTRLSVPGNTIHSGVTVLRHKRPQAVAASDPAAWALDELQNGFGHGPCLTALRQGSTLLVPDLAVEDRWRPYVRTAAEHGVSSILAVPLDLAGEAEAVLNLYSGRSNGFSGEDVATVESFTAQAASSLRLILRISQLREARNDLTAAMQSRTVIDMAVGATMAQNRCDRDTAFSILSHASSTRNVKLREVAATVITSISGEQRITAHFDE